From the genome of Ralstonia pickettii, one region includes:
- a CDS encoding DUF3460 family protein codes for MALYKSEITQFLEELKTQKPDLEAQQRQGRSLLWDKDPIDLEERARAKAARVAQKPYVYSLD; via the coding sequence ATGGCCCTGTACAAGTCCGAGATCACCCAGTTCCTGGAAGAACTCAAGACCCAGAAGCCCGACCTGGAAGCGCAGCAGCGCCAAGGGCGCTCCCTGCTGTGGGACAAGGACCCGATCGACCTGGAAGAGCGTGCACGCGCCAAGGCCGCACGCGTAGCGCAAAAGCCGTACGTCTATTCGCTGGACTGA
- a CDS encoding ParA family protein has product MPVAVVANPKGGVGKSTLATNLAGYFAARDHAVMLGDTDRQQSSREWLALRPETAKPIRTWEINADHIAKPPKGTTHVVLDTPAGLHGWRLADLVKMSGYVIVPLQPSMFDILATQTFLRKLADEKPVRHGEVKLGVVGMRVDMRTRAAEQLQRFVQGLEVPILGYLRDTQNYVQLAAHGLTLWDVAPSRVAKDVERWSGILEWLGESPPQASVADTSAAA; this is encoded by the coding sequence ATGCCGGTGGCCGTTGTAGCGAATCCGAAGGGCGGGGTGGGCAAAAGCACGCTGGCGACCAATCTGGCCGGCTACTTTGCCGCGCGGGATCATGCCGTGATGCTGGGAGACACCGACCGCCAGCAGTCCTCACGCGAGTGGCTGGCGCTGCGCCCCGAGACCGCCAAGCCCATCCGCACCTGGGAAATCAACGCCGACCACATCGCCAAGCCGCCCAAGGGTACGACGCACGTGGTGCTCGATACGCCGGCGGGTCTCCACGGCTGGCGGCTGGCGGATCTCGTCAAGATGTCCGGCTACGTAATCGTGCCGTTGCAGCCCTCGATGTTCGACATCCTGGCCACGCAGACCTTCCTGCGGAAACTGGCCGATGAAAAGCCGGTGCGCCATGGCGAGGTCAAGCTCGGCGTGGTCGGCATGCGCGTGGACATGCGCACGCGCGCCGCAGAACAGCTTCAGCGGTTCGTGCAGGGGCTGGAGGTGCCGATCCTCGGTTATCTGCGCGATACCCAGAACTACGTACAACTGGCCGCGCATGGCCTGACGTTGTGGGACGTGGCGCCCTCGCGCGTGGCCAAAGACGTGGAGCGGTGGAGCGGCATTCTCGAGTGGCTCGGAGAATCGCCCCCGCAGGCGAGTGTTGCCGATACGTCGGCGGCGGCATGA
- a CDS encoding cobalamin-binding protein, translated as MPNRLSRLTRRLYVCGLSAIAVTIAAAPACAAISVTDDSGATVTLQRPAQRIVSLAPHATELLFAAGGGGRIVGTVAYSDYPPAARDIPHVGDNRSLDLERIAALKPDLVVVWRHGNAQKQIDRLRALGIPLFFSEPHRMSDIPRSIEALGTLLDTRASAHDAAQQFRQRADTLRQRYASRPPVSAFYQVWEQPLMTLNGQHIFSDVLALCGGRNVFAGEPLLVPTVSPEAVIAANPEVLLTASMGATQGSRPIDTLDAWKRWPQLLAVQRGNLFSINGDLINRFGPRLVEAATLLCEDLEQARARRLGSQATNGQGR; from the coding sequence ATGCCCAATCGTCTCTCTCGCCTCACCCGTCGCCTGTATGTGTGCGGCCTGTCTGCCATTGCGGTCACGATCGCTGCCGCACCGGCATGTGCTGCCATTTCCGTCACAGACGATAGCGGCGCCACCGTGACGCTGCAGCGCCCCGCCCAACGCATCGTCAGCCTCGCTCCACATGCGACCGAGCTGCTGTTCGCGGCAGGCGGCGGTGGCCGCATCGTCGGCACCGTGGCTTACAGCGACTACCCGCCAGCCGCACGCGACATTCCCCACGTGGGGGATAACCGCTCGCTCGATCTGGAGCGCATCGCTGCCCTCAAGCCTGATCTGGTTGTGGTCTGGCGCCACGGCAACGCGCAAAAGCAGATCGACCGCCTGCGTGCACTCGGCATTCCGCTGTTCTTTTCCGAGCCGCATCGCATGAGCGATATTCCGCGCTCGATCGAGGCGCTGGGCACACTGCTCGACACGCGCGCGAGCGCGCACGACGCCGCGCAGCAATTCCGCCAACGCGCCGATACGCTGCGCCAACGCTACGCGAGCCGGCCGCCGGTTTCGGCGTTCTATCAGGTATGGGAACAGCCGCTGATGACGCTCAACGGCCAGCACATTTTCTCTGACGTGCTGGCGCTGTGCGGCGGCCGGAATGTGTTTGCCGGCGAGCCCTTGCTGGTGCCGACCGTTTCGCCCGAGGCCGTGATCGCAGCCAACCCCGAAGTGCTGCTCACCGCGAGCATGGGCGCCACGCAAGGCAGCCGTCCGATCGATACGCTTGACGCGTGGAAACGCTGGCCGCAATTGCTGGCGGTGCAACGTGGCAATCTCTTCAGCATCAACGGTGACCTGATCAACCGCTTTGGCCCGCGCCTGGTGGAAGCCGCAACGCTGTTGTGCGAAGACCTGGAACAAGCCCGAGCGCGGCGCCTCGGCTCGCAAGCCACCAACGGGCAGGGGCGCTAA
- the cbiB gene encoding adenosylcobinamide-phosphate synthase CbiB yields MSVLQGGVFDLGWLLVALAALAGVLLDRLFGEVPSWHPLVGFGRLAKAIERWMNRAPAAVSWSRLVGVVAWAIAVLPLVLLAGWLVGVARDVSPWLVAALDAVALYFAIGARSLHEHIAPIALALRDADVPRARALASRIVSRDLTQATDEPIARAAVESALENGSDAIFAPLFWLVVAGAPGVVLYRLANTLDAMWGYRNARFTGFGWAAARIDDVLNWIPARLTAISYALLGHTADALNCWRTQAQQWSSPNAGPVMAAGAGSLRVQLGGAARYDGVEEARPSLGTGETATAADIARALTLVTRTLWLWLGALGLIATLAWGLS; encoded by the coding sequence GTGAGCGTGTTGCAGGGCGGCGTATTCGATCTCGGGTGGCTGCTCGTGGCGCTCGCCGCGCTGGCGGGCGTGCTGCTCGACCGGCTGTTCGGAGAGGTGCCGAGCTGGCATCCATTGGTCGGCTTCGGGCGCCTCGCCAAAGCCATTGAGCGCTGGATGAATCGCGCACCGGCCGCGGTATCGTGGTCGCGCCTCGTTGGCGTCGTTGCATGGGCGATCGCCGTGTTGCCGCTCGTGCTGCTTGCAGGATGGCTCGTCGGCGTGGCGCGTGATGTGTCGCCCTGGCTCGTGGCAGCGCTTGATGCCGTTGCACTCTATTTCGCCATTGGCGCGCGCAGCCTGCACGAACACATCGCCCCGATCGCGCTTGCCCTGCGCGATGCGGATGTTCCCCGCGCACGCGCCCTCGCATCGCGCATCGTCTCGCGTGACCTCACGCAAGCCACGGATGAGCCCATCGCACGCGCCGCCGTGGAATCTGCGCTGGAGAATGGCAGCGATGCCATCTTCGCCCCGCTGTTTTGGCTCGTCGTGGCGGGCGCGCCGGGCGTGGTGCTGTATCGGTTGGCCAACACGCTCGATGCAATGTGGGGCTACCGCAATGCGCGCTTTACCGGCTTCGGCTGGGCGGCCGCGCGCATCGACGACGTGCTCAACTGGATTCCCGCCCGCCTCACGGCAATCAGCTATGCGCTGCTTGGCCACACCGCCGATGCGCTGAACTGCTGGCGCACGCAAGCGCAGCAATGGTCTAGCCCCAACGCCGGCCCGGTGATGGCCGCAGGCGCCGGCAGCCTGCGCGTTCAGCTCGGGGGTGCAGCACGCTACGACGGCGTGGAAGAAGCGCGCCCGTCGCTCGGCACGGGCGAGACAGCAACGGCAGCAGATATCGCACGCGCGTTGACGCTCGTGACGCGCACGTTGTGGTTGTGGCTCGGCGCACTTGGCTTGATTGCAACGCTGGCGTGGGGTCTGTCGTGA
- a CDS encoding segregation and condensation protein A, which translates to MTTSAQDKLPLPVELPSVAPDQDSTPAQVDGLAFARLYGEPLFKLPQDLYIPPDALEVFLEAFEGPLDLLLYLIRRQNFNVLDIPLAQVTRQYLAYIEQIRATNLELAAEYLLMAAMLIEIKSRMLLPVKKTDEGVEPEDPRAELVRRLLEYEQMKLAAQKLDTVPQLGRDFLRAQVYIEQSLAPRYPDVNSDDLRAAWADVLRRAKLTQHHKISREELSVREHMSQILRRLQHARFMEFTELFEDAIQSGKGAPIVVVNFVAMLELSRESLLEITQAEPYAPIYVRLAYSPT; encoded by the coding sequence ATGACCACTTCCGCGCAGGACAAGCTGCCACTGCCCGTCGAGCTGCCCAGCGTGGCGCCCGATCAGGATTCCACGCCCGCGCAGGTTGATGGCCTCGCCTTTGCAAGGCTCTACGGCGAGCCGCTGTTCAAGCTTCCGCAGGATCTCTACATCCCGCCCGATGCGCTCGAGGTCTTCCTTGAAGCGTTTGAAGGGCCGCTGGATTTGCTGCTGTACCTGATCCGCCGCCAGAACTTCAATGTGCTGGACATTCCGCTGGCGCAGGTCACACGGCAGTATCTGGCGTACATCGAGCAGATTCGCGCGACCAACCTGGAGTTGGCTGCTGAGTACCTGCTGATGGCCGCCATGCTCATCGAGATCAAGTCGCGCATGCTGCTGCCGGTCAAGAAGACCGACGAAGGCGTGGAACCCGAAGACCCGCGCGCCGAGCTGGTGCGCCGCCTGCTCGAATACGAGCAGATGAAACTCGCCGCGCAAAAGCTGGACACCGTGCCGCAACTGGGCCGCGACTTTCTGCGCGCGCAGGTCTACATCGAGCAGAGCCTCGCGCCACGCTATCCCGACGTCAATTCCGACGACCTGCGTGCCGCGTGGGCCGACGTGCTGCGGCGGGCCAAGCTCACGCAGCACCACAAGATTTCGCGCGAAGAGCTGTCGGTGCGCGAGCACATGAGCCAGATTCTGCGCCGGCTGCAGCATGCACGGTTCATGGAGTTCACCGAGCTGTTCGAAGACGCGATCCAGTCCGGCAAGGGCGCGCCCATCGTGGTCGTCAACTTTGTCGCCATGCTCGAGCTTTCACGCGAATCGCTGCTCGAAATCACGCAAGCCGAACCGTACGCGCCCATTTACGTGCGCCTCGCCTATTCTCCGACGTAA
- the cobC gene encoding alpha-ribazole phosphatase yields the protein MDVILIRHARPAMTAGLCYGRTDLELASPMDPEPSAIVEKLAAHTPHRLLASPLQRSRVTAEAMAQAAQLPLIELDAQLMELDFGAWEGCQWDDIPRAEIDQWARDLVHGNPHGGESAAELLARVTRWAEATTAMPGSCVWAVTHAGCMRALAAHWLQRPLAETLQWPLQWGAACGFRVLPDTLPVLLFWNR from the coding sequence ATGGATGTCATCCTGATCCGCCACGCGCGGCCCGCCATGACGGCAGGTCTCTGCTATGGCCGCACCGATCTGGAGCTGGCCTCGCCGATGGACCCGGAGCCGTCGGCCATCGTCGAGAAACTCGCCGCGCACACTCCGCATCGTCTGCTGGCAAGCCCGTTGCAACGCAGCCGCGTGACGGCCGAAGCGATGGCGCAAGCGGCTCAACTCCCTTTGATCGAACTGGATGCGCAATTGATGGAACTCGACTTTGGCGCCTGGGAAGGTTGCCAGTGGGATGACATCCCCCGTGCGGAAATCGACCAGTGGGCGCGCGATCTCGTGCACGGCAATCCGCATGGCGGGGAGTCGGCGGCAGAATTGTTGGCGCGCGTCACGAGGTGGGCCGAGGCAACGACTGCGATGCCGGGCTCGTGCGTGTGGGCCGTCACGCATGCCGGCTGTATGCGTGCGCTCGCGGCGCACTGGTTGCAACGGCCGCTGGCCGAGACGCTGCAATGGCCGTTGCAATGGGGGGCGGCCTGCGGCTTTCGCGTGCTGCCCGACACGTTGCCGGTGCTGTTGTTCTGGAACCGTTGA
- the cobU gene encoding bifunctional adenosylcobinamide kinase/adenosylcobinamide-phosphate guanylyltransferase, with the protein MSRRLTLVLGGARSGKSHHAEQLALQCAGAVTYVATAGEGDEEMQWRVALHRARRPANWGLVEEPVHLAEALYTHAQHGGCVLVDCMTLWLNNLLFSEHHEYPETGLVTPPEAWTAEIDALLTALPLLPGEVILVSNEIGLGVVPMGAVTRFYVDELGRLNQRLAALADNVHLLVAGIPMVVKGPALGAAT; encoded by the coding sequence ATGTCACGCCGCCTCACACTCGTTCTCGGGGGTGCCCGCTCAGGCAAGAGCCACCACGCCGAACAGCTCGCGCTGCAATGCGCGGGGGCCGTCACGTACGTTGCCACCGCCGGCGAGGGCGATGAAGAAATGCAATGGCGCGTGGCCCTGCATCGCGCACGCCGCCCGGCGAATTGGGGGCTGGTCGAAGAGCCCGTGCACCTCGCCGAAGCGCTCTACACGCACGCGCAGCACGGTGGCTGTGTGCTGGTCGATTGCATGACGCTGTGGCTCAACAATCTGCTCTTCTCGGAGCACCACGAATACCCCGAGACAGGCCTCGTCACCCCACCCGAAGCCTGGACGGCCGAGATTGACGCGCTGCTCACCGCCCTGCCGCTGCTGCCCGGCGAGGTGATCCTCGTCAGCAACGAAATCGGCCTGGGCGTGGTGCCGATGGGCGCTGTCACGCGGTTCTACGTGGACGAACTGGGCCGGCTGAACCAACGCCTCGCCGCACTGGCCGACAACGTTCATCTGCTGGTGGCGGGCATCCCGATGGTGGTCAAGGGGCCGGCACTCGGCGCTGCAACGTGA
- a CDS encoding adenosylcobinamide-GDP ribazoletransferase → MSPLREHWQALWTAVGYFTRIPVPASVGFSQAGLNRAARYFPLIGWLVGAAAAAVYWLVSRTVPVPGVAVAMSMVATLLLTGAFHEDGLADCADGFGGGYTPEDRLRIMHDSRIGAFGAIAVCMALLLKWQLLSAMAPHGIGILVAMVAAHAASRAAAVSYLLTHDYVRAEGKAKPVAQRMRWSDALWAGAFGVVPLLWFGPMCAALIVLGLIVARWLLGRYFVRRVGGITGDCLGMAQQMFELLILWGVLAWMSS, encoded by the coding sequence ATGAGTCCCTTGCGCGAACATTGGCAAGCGCTGTGGACGGCGGTCGGGTATTTCACCCGCATCCCCGTGCCTGCGTCGGTCGGGTTCTCGCAAGCGGGGCTGAATCGCGCGGCGCGCTACTTTCCGCTGATCGGGTGGTTGGTGGGCGCCGCAGCAGCGGCCGTGTATTGGCTCGTGTCGCGCACGGTGCCCGTGCCCGGTGTGGCAGTGGCCATGTCGATGGTCGCTACGCTGTTGCTGACCGGTGCGTTTCACGAAGACGGTCTGGCCGATTGCGCAGACGGCTTCGGCGGCGGCTACACGCCTGAAGACCGATTGCGCATCATGCACGATTCACGCATCGGCGCGTTTGGGGCGATTGCCGTGTGCATGGCGTTGCTGCTGAAGTGGCAATTGCTGAGCGCGATGGCGCCGCATGGCATTGGCATTCTCGTTGCAATGGTGGCGGCGCACGCTGCCAGCCGCGCCGCAGCCGTCAGCTACCTGCTCACGCATGACTACGTGCGGGCGGAAGGCAAGGCCAAGCCGGTGGCGCAACGGATGCGATGGAGCGACGCGTTATGGGCTGGCGCGTTCGGTGTCGTGCCTCTACTGTGGTTCGGGCCGATGTGCGCGGCGCTCATCGTGCTCGGCTTGATCGTCGCGCGCTGGCTGCTGGGCCGCTATTTCGTGCGCCGCGTCGGCGGCATCACCGGCGATTGTCTGGGCATGGCGCAGCAGATGTTCGAGCTGCTGATTCTGTGGGGAGTGCTGGCATGGATGTCATCCTGA
- the cobD gene encoding threonine-phosphate decarboxylase CobD produces the protein MSSIVHGGNLAAARALYGEPAGGWLDLSTGINPHGYPIPPIPPDAWLRLPEDDGLEALAAAHYGVTDARAVLAVAGSQAAIRTLPTLLPRGRAGIAQIGYSEYAPAFARAGHDVVPLPEGAFLGDLPNDVRHLVVVNPNNPTARLLPAATLRDWQTRLQARGGTLILDEAFIEALDDGPTLAPLAGTPGLVVLRSIGKFYGLAGARIGFALAAPELLAALRDALGHWTVNGPARAVVRAALADTAWQAATRAQLQLAGRRLSTLLDRHGLPNAATPLFAWASGAYAQALHASLARLGIWTRLFDAPLNGLRFGLPPDETGWQRLADALASLSHSA, from the coding sequence GTGAGCAGCATCGTCCACGGCGGCAATCTCGCGGCCGCACGCGCGCTGTATGGGGAGCCTGCCGGCGGCTGGCTCGACCTCTCCACGGGCATCAATCCGCATGGCTACCCCATCCCGCCGATTCCACCCGATGCGTGGTTGCGTCTGCCCGAAGACGACGGCCTCGAAGCGCTGGCCGCCGCGCACTACGGCGTGACCGACGCGCGCGCAGTGCTGGCGGTTGCAGGTTCGCAGGCGGCGATCCGCACGCTGCCGACCCTGCTGCCGCGCGGGCGTGCCGGCATCGCGCAGATCGGCTACAGCGAATACGCGCCCGCCTTTGCACGCGCCGGCCACGACGTTGTACCGTTGCCCGAAGGGGCCTTTCTCGGCGATCTGCCGAACGACGTACGCCACCTGGTTGTCGTCAACCCGAACAACCCGACGGCACGCTTGCTGCCTGCAGCAACGCTGCGCGATTGGCAAACGCGGCTGCAGGCGCGCGGCGGCACGTTGATCCTGGACGAGGCGTTTATCGAAGCGCTCGACGATGGCCCCACATTGGCACCCCTCGCCGGCACGCCGGGGCTCGTGGTGTTGCGCTCGATCGGAAAGTTCTACGGGCTGGCGGGCGCCCGCATCGGCTTCGCGCTTGCAGCACCGGAACTGCTGGCCGCACTGCGCGACGCGTTGGGGCACTGGACCGTCAATGGCCCGGCGCGTGCCGTCGTGCGTGCGGCGCTGGCCGATACCGCCTGGCAAGCTGCCACGCGGGCGCAATTGCAGCTTGCGGGCAGGCGGCTTTCGACGTTGCTTGATCGCCACGGGTTGCCGAATGCCGCAACACCGCTGTTTGCCTGGGCATCCGGCGCATATGCGCAGGCGCTGCACGCAAGCCTGGCGCGCCTCGGCATCTGGACCCGCCTGTTCGATGCACCCCTCAACGGCTTGCGCTTCGGCCTGCCCCCGGACGAGACTGGCTGGCAACGCCTTGCCGATGCGCTAGCATCGCTGTCGCACTCCGCTTGA
- the cobT gene encoding nicotinate-nucleotide--dimethylbenzimidazole phosphoribosyltransferase, producing the protein MNQAVHIPPFDDALRARLQAAVDSKTKPLGALGRLESLAVQIGLIQNTDTPQLTRPAMVVFAADHGIAHAGVSAYPQAVTAQMVLNFIAGGAAVNVFCRQHGFALEVVNAGVAAPLWTTDTPGLVDAPVGPGTRNFAAEGVQQTAMTADERDRAMALGAQRVAHHAALGTNVIALGEMGIANTASAACLMARLCDLPVAQCVGRGTGLDDDGLAHKRAVLEAAMARHADVREPLDVLACFGGFEVAAMVGAVLEAAQRRMVILVDGFIATAAVLVAARAAPDVLRYCVFGHVSDERGHRALLEVLDARPLLSLSLRLGEGSGAVLAYPVVVSAVAFLREMATFASAGVSERASP; encoded by the coding sequence CGCGCGCCTGCAGGCCGCCGTGGACAGCAAGACCAAGCCGCTGGGCGCACTGGGCCGGCTCGAATCGCTGGCGGTGCAGATCGGCCTGATCCAGAACACCGACACGCCGCAGCTCACGCGTCCCGCAATGGTGGTGTTTGCCGCAGACCACGGCATCGCCCACGCTGGCGTGAGCGCGTACCCCCAAGCGGTGACTGCGCAGATGGTGCTCAACTTCATCGCAGGCGGTGCGGCCGTCAACGTGTTCTGCCGTCAGCATGGGTTTGCGCTGGAGGTGGTGAATGCCGGCGTTGCTGCGCCGTTGTGGACGACCGATACGCCGGGTCTGGTCGATGCGCCCGTTGGCCCCGGAACGCGGAACTTTGCCGCCGAGGGTGTTCAGCAAACGGCCATGACCGCCGACGAGCGCGATCGCGCCATGGCACTCGGTGCGCAGCGCGTGGCACACCACGCGGCGCTCGGGACCAACGTGATCGCGCTGGGTGAAATGGGTATCGCCAACACGGCGTCTGCCGCGTGCCTGATGGCGCGGTTGTGCGACCTTCCCGTCGCGCAATGCGTTGGCCGCGGCACTGGGCTAGACGATGACGGCCTCGCCCACAAGCGGGCCGTGCTGGAAGCCGCAATGGCGAGGCATGCTGATGTACGTGAGCCGCTGGACGTGCTTGCCTGCTTCGGCGGCTTCGAAGTTGCCGCAATGGTAGGGGCGGTGCTTGAGGCGGCGCAGCGGCGCATGGTCATCCTCGTGGATGGGTTTATCGCCACGGCCGCCGTGCTGGTGGCGGCCCGTGCGGCGCCTGACGTGCTGCGCTATTGCGTGTTCGGTCATGTCTCGGACGAGCGTGGGCATCGCGCCCTGCTGGAGGTGCTCGATGCGCGGCCGCTGTTGTCGCTGTCGTTGCGACTGGGCGAGGGCAGCGGTGCGGTGCTGGCGTATCCGGTCGTCGTGTCGGCCGTGGCATTCCTGCGCGAGATGGCAACCTTCGCCAGCGCAGGCGTAAGCGAGCGCGCATCGCCATGA
- the panC gene encoding pantoate--beta-alanine ligase, with amino-acid sequence MKVISSIQELRDQLRGQNRVAFVPTMGNLHEGHLSLMRLARQHGDPVVASIFVNRLQFGPNEDFDKYPRTLQDDIEKLQKEGVYVLFAPTERDMYPEPQEYRVEPPHDLGDTLEGEFRPGFFKGVCTVVMKLFCCVQPRVAVFGKKDYQQLMIVRRMAHQFALPVDIVPAETVRADDGLALSSRNVYLTNEERAEAPELYRTLHQVRQDVLETVLQGQASHEEVTTKAMEYLRGRGWQPDYVAVRRRSDLQEPTPENIAAGEPLVVLTAAKLGKTRLIDNLEI; translated from the coding sequence ATGAAAGTCATCTCGTCGATCCAGGAACTGCGCGATCAGCTGCGCGGCCAGAACCGCGTCGCCTTCGTGCCGACCATGGGCAACCTGCATGAAGGCCACCTGAGCCTGATGCGCCTGGCGCGCCAGCACGGCGACCCGGTGGTGGCGTCCATTTTCGTGAACCGCCTCCAATTCGGCCCGAACGAAGATTTCGACAAATACCCGCGCACGCTGCAGGACGACATCGAAAAACTGCAAAAGGAAGGTGTGTACGTGTTGTTTGCGCCCACCGAGCGCGACATGTACCCCGAGCCGCAGGAATATCGCGTCGAGCCGCCGCACGACCTTGGCGACACGCTCGAAGGCGAATTCCGCCCCGGCTTCTTCAAGGGCGTGTGCACGGTGGTGATGAAGCTGTTCTGCTGCGTGCAGCCGCGCGTGGCCGTGTTCGGCAAGAAGGACTACCAGCAGTTGATGATCGTGCGCCGCATGGCGCATCAGTTTGCGTTGCCGGTCGACATCGTCCCCGCCGAAACAGTCCGCGCGGATGATGGTCTGGCGCTGTCGTCGCGCAATGTCTACCTGACCAACGAAGAGCGCGCAGAAGCTCCTGAGCTGTATCGCACGCTGCATCAGGTGCGTCAGGACGTGCTGGAAACCGTGCTGCAGGGCCAGGCGTCGCACGAAGAGGTGACCACCAAGGCAATGGAATATCTGCGTGGCCGCGGCTGGCAACCCGACTACGTCGCCGTGCGCCGCCGCTCCGACCTGCAAGAACCGACGCCCGAGAACATCGCTGCGGGCGAACCGCTGGTCGTGTTGACGGCCGCCAAACTTGGCAAGACGCGCCTGATCGATAACCTCGAAATCTGA
- a CDS encoding cobyric acid synthase has protein sequence MSKAPFPVSPTSLRGTLMIQGTTSDAGKSTLVAGLCRVAHRAGVRVAPFKPQNMALNSAVTADGGEIGRAQALQAQAAGVAPTVDMNPVLLKPNSDTGAQIIIHGQARCDLDARAYHDYKPTAMAAVLESHTRLRARYDLVLVEGAGSPAEVNLRDRDIANMGFAEAVDCPVVLVADIDRGGVFAHLLGTLACLSDSERARVAGFVINRFRGDISLLRPGLDWLTAQTGKPVLGVLPYLHGLHLDAEDAVQTAQRAASADALRVVIPVLPRVSNHTDFDALRAHPQVDVRLVGPGQPIPPADLIILPGSKSVQADLAWLRANGWDAAIARHLRYGGKLIGICGGMQMLGRRLHDPNGLEGAAGSVQGLGYLDFETTLEPAKQLRQVRGTLAESGAAIDGYEIHMGVTVGAALARPAVQLDDGRADGAISADGQILATYLHGLFDAPEACRALLAWAGVSDARAQDYAALREASLERLADTCEAHLDLAALFRTLPRAG, from the coding sequence ATGTCGAAAGCTCCATTTCCTGTGTCGCCCACATCGCTTCGGGGCACGCTGATGATCCAGGGCACCACGTCCGATGCCGGCAAGAGCACGCTGGTCGCCGGCCTGTGCCGTGTCGCGCATCGCGCCGGTGTGCGCGTGGCGCCGTTCAAGCCGCAGAACATGGCGCTCAACAGCGCTGTCACCGCAGATGGCGGCGAGATCGGCCGCGCCCAGGCCCTGCAGGCGCAGGCGGCGGGGGTCGCGCCCACGGTCGACATGAACCCCGTGCTGCTCAAGCCCAACAGCGACACCGGCGCCCAGATCATCATCCACGGCCAGGCGCGCTGCGACCTCGACGCTCGCGCGTATCACGACTACAAGCCCACCGCCATGGCTGCCGTGCTCGAATCGCACACACGGCTGCGTGCGCGTTACGACCTTGTGCTGGTTGAGGGCGCCGGCAGCCCGGCGGAGGTCAACCTGCGCGACCGCGACATCGCCAACATGGGCTTTGCCGAAGCCGTCGATTGTCCCGTCGTGCTCGTCGCCGACATCGATCGCGGCGGCGTGTTCGCGCACCTGCTCGGCACGCTCGCTTGCCTGTCAGACAGCGAGCGCGCGCGCGTGGCGGGCTTCGTCATCAACCGGTTTCGCGGCGATATTTCGTTGCTGAGGCCCGGGCTCGACTGGCTGACCGCGCAGACGGGCAAGCCGGTGCTTGGCGTGCTGCCGTATCTGCACGGCCTGCACCTCGACGCAGAAGACGCGGTGCAGACGGCACAGCGCGCAGCCTCGGCCGATGCGCTGCGCGTCGTCATTCCGGTGTTGCCGCGCGTGTCCAATCACACCGATTTCGACGCGCTGCGCGCGCACCCCCAGGTGGACGTCCGCCTGGTCGGTCCTGGCCAGCCGATTCCGCCCGCCGACCTCATCATCCTGCCCGGCAGCAAGAGCGTGCAGGCCGATCTCGCCTGGCTGCGCGCCAACGGCTGGGATGCGGCCATCGCGCGGCATCTGCGCTATGGAGGCAAGCTGATCGGCATCTGCGGCGGCATGCAGATGCTGGGGCGGCGCCTGCATGATCCGAACGGGCTGGAAGGCGCAGCTGGCAGCGTCCAGGGTCTGGGCTATCTGGATTTCGAGACCACGTTGGAGCCGGCCAAGCAGTTGCGTCAGGTGCGCGGCACCTTGGCCGAAAGCGGTGCGGCCATCGACGGCTATGAAATCCACATGGGCGTGACCGTGGGGGCGGCTCTTGCGCGCCCCGCCGTTCAACTGGACGATGGCCGCGCAGATGGCGCGATCTCCGCCGACGGGCAGATCCTGGCGACTTACCTGCACGGCTTGTTCGACGCGCCCGAGGCGTGCCGCGCGTTGCTCGCCTGGGCCGGTGTGAGCGATGCGCGGGCGCAGGACTATGCTGCCTTGCGTGAAGCATCGCTCGAACGTCTGGCCGACACGTGCGAAGCGCATCTGGACCTCGCTGCGCTCTTCCGAACGCTGCCACGTGCGGGCTGA